In one window of Porites lutea chromosome 8, jaPorLute2.1, whole genome shotgun sequence DNA:
- the LOC140945616 gene encoding potassium voltage-gated channel subfamily KQT member 1-like isoform X6 — translation MIVIISSIVAISVASYASSSSVRLLRFLPLLRVLRFDRQAGTWKLLGSVIYVHRQELLTTFYLGFLTLIFASFVLYMAEKDANDTDFESWPSSFWWGVVTLTTIGYGDATPKTWHGKLCAALFFLCGISFFALPAGILGSGFALKVTQQQRQKHFHRRRRPAAILLQSYWRLFCADLNSKSVATWLPSIYYNRQQHLLKNVLEKSGTATGTAHGDNSPDLNKRKRSIWSKPQKGLRRGSFDARFSRSESPLTGILDRKSSACSVLDSDFLDGRSKPGLCSSHDALMTMFSSHNIHCSIVHPIKGSRPGSLVGDENMLLSLQNEGEIPCIELSNAQKLAIRLIRILKLRVAIRKFKEARRPYDVKDVIEQYSTGHVEMLARVKNLQAKMDKAFGERIDGTDDETAGKVGINNRLSRVERQVHLMDSKLEAVLQILQNIQNSPNYPSGGSNAYEFFRGHADGVSSRRSSVSRAHSDPLDVRTQMALETNQITTNVTPNSDIPCVTLSDPESVQSSLSFGDRPHSSRTTSLGSLHGSLTGGDHPNTVQLDGLYISDVGTLNAPQLSRILVSDKRQLSDVTEESLTGSKETIGFPGSMSQQNSTASETDPAAGADESEPKPGEISKEKERAEVDVEPGPGDIEVVWEKQEPTTLSRRRKRSQLSLDRTSESELQDEKASREQHSPSFSTGEGEAFDDRDVAERYTGTPERRDSINGRRRSAGKRDSQVYAEGRRSPRDSEAGRFDELTRTTPTRMSAKRRPLVKSNPVDV, via the exons ATGATAGTTATTATTTCTTCAATTGTGGCAATCTCAGTGGCCAGCTATGCTTCATCTTCTTCAGTTAG GCTTTTAAgatttcttcctcttcttcggGTATTAAGATTTGACCGTCAGGCAGGAACGTGGAAGCTTTTGGGTTCTGTTATTTATGTTCATCGCCAG gaaCTTCTAACAACATTTTACCTTGGTTTTCTAACATTGATATTTGCTTCATTTGTACTCTACATGGCTGAAAAAGATGCCAACGACACAGATTTTGAAAGTTGGCCAAGTTCATTTTGGTGGGGAGTG GTTACTCTAACTACAATTGGATATGGTGATGCAACTCCTAAGACTTGGCATGGAAAGCTTTGCGCTgctctattttttctttgtggcaTCTCATTCTTTGCCCTCCCTGCG GGTATTTTAGGATCAGGGTTTGCTTTGAAAGTCACACAGCAACAGCGTCAAAAGCATTTCCACAGGAGACGAAGGCCTGCAGCAATTCTTCTCCAG TCCTATTGGCGGCTTTTCTGTGCTGATCTCAACTCTAAATCAGTGGCGACTTGGCTGCCGTCAATTTACTACAATCGGCAGCAACATCTTCTGAAAAATGTCTTGGAGAAAAGTGGAACTGCCACAGGTACGGCACATGGCGACAACAGTCCTGATCTAAATAAACGGAAACGTTCCATTTGGAGCAAGCCGCAGAAGGGTTTAAGGCGTGGCTCTTTTGACGCCCGCTTCTCTAGATCAGAGTCACCACTGACAGGCATTCTTGACAGAAAATCAAGCGCTTGCAGTGTTCTAGACAGTGATTTTCTGG ATGGCCGCTCTAAACCAGGTTTATGCAGTAGTCACGATGCACTTATGACGATGTTTTCATCCCATAATATTCACTGTTCTATCGTACATCCAATAAAAGGATCGCGCCCAGGCTCGTTAGTGGGTG ATGAAAACATGCTGCTATCTTTGCAAAACGAGGGAGAAATACCTTGTATTGA ATTGAGTAACGCACAGAAGCTGGCGATTCGTCTTATTCGAATTTTAAAGCTCAGAGTAGCGATTAGAAAATTCAAG GAGGCAAGACGACCTTATGATGTTAAAGATGTTATAGAACAGTACTCTACAGGACATGTGGAAATGTTGGCCAGAGTGAAAAATCTTCAGGCAAA GATGGACAAAGCATTTGGTGAGAGGATTGATGGCACAG acgaTGAAACTGCAGGGAAAGTAGGGATCAACAACAGACTTTCTCGAGTGGAACGACAG GTGCATTTGATGGATTCCAAGCTAGAGGCAGTGTTGCAGATTCTTCAAAACATTCAAAATTCACCAAATTACCCTTCTGGAGGGAGTAACGCGTATGAGTTCTTCCGTGGACACGCCGACGGCGTGTCCTCTAGGCGCTCCTCCGTTTCACGTGCACATTCAGATCCGCTGGATGTGAGAACTCAAATGGCGTTGGAAACTAATCAAATTACAACAAACGTGACACCAAATTCGGATATACCTTGTGTGACACTCAGTGATCCTGAGTCAGTACAGAGTTCGCTGTCGTTTGGTGATCGTCCCCATAGCTCACGAACGACGTCTTTGGGTTCATTACACGGGAGTCTCACAGGAGGAGACCATCCAAACACTGTCCAGTTAGATGGCTTGTACATCAGTGACGTAGGCACTCTAAACGCCCCTCAGCTGTCACGCATTCTTGTTTCGGATAAGCGGCAGTTGTCGGACGTTACCGAAGAGAGCCTGACAGGTTCTAAAGAAACCATTGGCTTCCCTGGATCAATGTCTCAACAGAATTCTACCGCTTCTGAAACTGATCCAGCTGCGGGGGCTGATGAAAGTGAGCCGAAACCTGGGGAGATTAGTAAGGAGAAGGAACGCGCGGAAGTGGACGTTGAGCCCGGGCCAGGGGATATTGAAGTGGTATGGGAAAAACAAGAACCGACTACATTATCTCGCCGTAGAAAACGGAGTCAGCTGAGCTTAGATAGAACTTCGGAATCAGAATTACAGGACGAGAAAGCTTCAAGGGAACAACACTCGCCTTCCTTCTCCACAGGCGAAGGCGAAGCTTTTGATGATCGAGACGTTGCCGAGCGTTATACGGGGACGCCGGAGCGAAGAGACTCGATAAATGGGCGCCGAAGGAGCGCTGGGAAAAGAGATTCCCAGGTTTATGCTGAGGGACGCAGATCCCCACGAGACTCGGAAGCCGGACGTTTTGACGAGTTAACCCGGACCACGCCGACAAGGATGTCGGCAAAGAGGCGCCCGCTTGTCAAATCAAATCCCGTAGATGTGTAG
- the LOC140945628 gene encoding endoplasmic reticulum-Golgi intermediate compartment protein 3-like isoform X2, translated as MQTKDLVSTLRKFDAYPKTLEDFRVKTFGGAAVTLVSGFFMFLLFVSELSFYLTTEVTPELYVDTARGQKLRINVDALFPKLPCVYLSIDAMDVSGEQQIDVMHSIFKTRMDLNGEPIDENAEKGDLGDKSHEAKELLELDPKRCESCYGAETPGKECCNTCEDVREAYRRKGWALSEVDNIKQCVREGWKDKLNEQKNEGCLVTGHLEVNKVAGNFHFAPGKSFQQHHVHVHDLQPFGSTQFNLTHHIRHLSFGHEYPGIKHPLDNTYVAAEDPGSMYQYFVKIVPTIYRKLNGEVVKTNQFSVTKHKRVIRQVSGEHGLPGVFVLYEFSPMVVQYTESRRSFMHFLTGVCAIVGGIFTVAGLIDSMIYHSSRALQKKIDLGKST; from the exons ATGCAAACTAAAGACCTGGTCAGCACGTTGAGGAAGTTTGACGCTTATCCCAAAACTCTTGAAGACTTTAGAGTGAAAACATTTGGCGGCGCTGCCG TCACTCTTGTTAGTGGATTTTTTATGTTCCTGTTGTTTGTATCAGAATTAAGTTTCTATTTAACAACAGAG GTGACTCCTGAACTTTATGTAGACACAGCAAGAGGTCAAAAGCTTAGAATTAATGTAGATGCACTTTTTCCTAAATTACCATGTGTTT attTAAGTATTGACGCAATGGACGTGTCTGGTGAGCAGCAG aTTGATGTTATGCATAGTATATTTAAAACAAGAATGGATCTAAATGGAGAGCCAATTGATGAAAATGCAGAAAAAGGAG ATCTAGGTGACAAGAGTCATGAGGCAAAAGAATTATTAGAG CTTGATCCTAAGAGATGTGAATCATGTTATGGAGCGGAGACTCCTGGTAAAGAGTGTTGTAACACATGTGAAGATGTAAGAGAAGCTTACAGAAGAAAAGGATGGGCTCTGTCTGAAGTAGACAACATTAAACAG TGTGTGCGAGAAGGCTGGAAGGACAAACTGaatgaacagaaaaatgaaGGATGTTTAGTTACAGGTCATTTGGAGGTGAACAAGGTAGCtggaaattttcattttgctcCTGGAAAGAGTTTCCAACAGCATCATGTCCATG TGCATGATTTGCAGCCATTCGGGTCTACTCAG TTTAACCTTACTCATCATATTCGCCATCTATCGTTTGGCCATGAATATCCTGGTATAAAGCATCCGTTGGATAATACTTATGTCGCTGCTGAAGATC CCGGAAGTATGTACCAGTACTTTGTGAAGATAGTTCCCACAATATACCGGAAGTTAAACGGAGAG GTTGTTAAAACGAATCAGTTTTCAGTAACAAAACACAAGCGGGTTATCCGACAAGTCTCCGGTGAACACGGCCTTCCAG GGGTTTTTGTCTTGTATGAATTCTCGCCGATGGTAGTTCAGTACACGGAAAGCCGAAG gtCCTTTATGCATTTCCTCACTGGAGTTTGTGCAATTGTCGGAGGTATATTTACTG ttGCTGGTCTCATAGACTCCATGATTTATCATTCCTCTCGGGCACTTCAGAAGAAAATAGATTTGGGAAAATCTACCTGA
- the LOC140945628 gene encoding endoplasmic reticulum-Golgi intermediate compartment protein 3-like isoform X1 — MQTKDLVSTLRKFDAYPKTLEDFRVKTFGGAAVTLVSGFFMFLLFVSELSFYLTTEVTPELYVDTARGQKLRINVDALFPKLPCVYLSIDAMDVSGEQQIDVMHSIFKTRMDLNGEPIDENAEKGDLGDKSHEAKELLELDPKRCESCYGAETPGKECCNTCEDVREAYRRKGWALSEVDNIKQCVREGWKDKLNEQKNEGCLVTGHLEVNKVAGNFHFAPGKSFQQHHVHVAILKLSSGGNVIRVNMHDLQPFGSTQFNLTHHIRHLSFGHEYPGIKHPLDNTYVAAEDPGSMYQYFVKIVPTIYRKLNGEVVKTNQFSVTKHKRVIRQVSGEHGLPGVFVLYEFSPMVVQYTESRRSFMHFLTGVCAIVGGIFTVAGLIDSMIYHSSRALQKKIDLGKST, encoded by the exons ATGCAAACTAAAGACCTGGTCAGCACGTTGAGGAAGTTTGACGCTTATCCCAAAACTCTTGAAGACTTTAGAGTGAAAACATTTGGCGGCGCTGCCG TCACTCTTGTTAGTGGATTTTTTATGTTCCTGTTGTTTGTATCAGAATTAAGTTTCTATTTAACAACAGAG GTGACTCCTGAACTTTATGTAGACACAGCAAGAGGTCAAAAGCTTAGAATTAATGTAGATGCACTTTTTCCTAAATTACCATGTGTTT attTAAGTATTGACGCAATGGACGTGTCTGGTGAGCAGCAG aTTGATGTTATGCATAGTATATTTAAAACAAGAATGGATCTAAATGGAGAGCCAATTGATGAAAATGCAGAAAAAGGAG ATCTAGGTGACAAGAGTCATGAGGCAAAAGAATTATTAGAG CTTGATCCTAAGAGATGTGAATCATGTTATGGAGCGGAGACTCCTGGTAAAGAGTGTTGTAACACATGTGAAGATGTAAGAGAAGCTTACAGAAGAAAAGGATGGGCTCTGTCTGAAGTAGACAACATTAAACAG TGTGTGCGAGAAGGCTGGAAGGACAAACTGaatgaacagaaaaatgaaGGATGTTTAGTTACAGGTCATTTGGAGGTGAACAAGGTAGCtggaaattttcattttgctcCTGGAAAGAGTTTCCAACAGCATCATGTCCATG TTGCTATCCTCAAGTTAAGTTCAGGGGGAAATGTTATAAGAGTGAATA TGCATGATTTGCAGCCATTCGGGTCTACTCAG TTTAACCTTACTCATCATATTCGCCATCTATCGTTTGGCCATGAATATCCTGGTATAAAGCATCCGTTGGATAATACTTATGTCGCTGCTGAAGATC CCGGAAGTATGTACCAGTACTTTGTGAAGATAGTTCCCACAATATACCGGAAGTTAAACGGAGAG GTTGTTAAAACGAATCAGTTTTCAGTAACAAAACACAAGCGGGTTATCCGACAAGTCTCCGGTGAACACGGCCTTCCAG GGGTTTTTGTCTTGTATGAATTCTCGCCGATGGTAGTTCAGTACACGGAAAGCCGAAG gtCCTTTATGCATTTCCTCACTGGAGTTTGTGCAATTGTCGGAGGTATATTTACTG ttGCTGGTCTCATAGACTCCATGATTTATCATTCCTCTCGGGCACTTCAGAAGAAAATAGATTTGGGAAAATCTACCTGA
- the LOC140945641 gene encoding enoyl-CoA hydratase domain-containing protein 3, mitochondrial-like, translated as MFSTLCRRFPLKRIRTSQTCVRFLCQAGTESFTICSQENGIRRIVLNNPSKRNAFCLGMLDAIKSNLLHDLDCNVKVIVISANGKVFSSGHDLKELTKEHGKDYHARIFHRCTEVMTLVQDLPVPVIAQVNGLATAAGCQLVASCDIAIASDKAKFATPGVNIGLFCTTPGVALARAVPRKVAMQMLLTGYPISADEALKYGLLSKVVPEENLDEEVNTVAEKIASSSQPVVAMGKAGFYSQVSKARDQAYVEAEAVMVENLELHDGQEGIKAFLEKRKPTWTNTTDCH; from the exons ATGTTTTCGACCTTGTGTAGACGATTTCCCTTGAAAAGAATCAGGACTTCTCAG ACATGTGTTAGATTTTTATGTCAGGCCGGTACCGAAAGTTTCACGATTTGTAGTCAAGAAAATGGGATAAGGAGAATTGTTTTAAACAACCCGTCAAAGAG AAATGCATTTTGTTTAGGGATGCTAGATGCAATTAAGTCCAATTTGCTCCATGATTTAGACTGTAATGTAAAAGTGATTGTCATCTCTGCAAATGGCAAAGTTTTTTCTTCTGGGCATGATCTTAAGGAACTG ACTAAGGAGCATGGAAAGGATTATCATGCCCGAATATTCCATCGGTGTACAGAAGTCATGACTCTTGTGCAG gatcTTCCTGTTCCTGTTATTGCTCAAGTAAATG GACTTGCCACAGCTGCTGGGTGTCAGCTGGTAGCCAGTTGTGATATTGCTATAGCTTCTGATAAAGCAAAGTTTGCTACACCTGG agtCAACATTGGTCTGTTTTGCACCACTCCTGGCGTTGCACTGGCTCGTGCTGTGCCAAGAAAAGTTGCCATGCAAATGTTACTAACCGGTTATCCAATCAGCGCTGATG AGGCCCTAAAGTATGGTCTCCTTAGCAAGGTCGTACCAGAGGAAAATTTGGATGAAGAAGTCAATACAGTCGCAGAGAAAATTGCCTCCTCAAGCCAGCCTGTTGTTGCCATGGGGAAAGCGGGTTTCTACTCCCAAGTCTCAAAGGCCAGAGACCAGGCTTATGT AGAGGCCGAGGCAGTGATGGTTGAGAACCTTGAACTACACGATGGACAAGAAGGAATCAAGGCTTTTCTGGAGAAACGCAAACCAACGTGGACAAACACGACTGACTGTCACTAG